GCAAACATATGTTTCCCTATCATAACTATCTTACTTCGATCATCTGCTCGCAACGCACTGTATGGCAACGAGCCAGACAGCTGACGAGTCAATGCTACACAGTAAACCCATCTATTTCTAAGTAATTTTCAGCTAGTAATTGTGGGACATACGATTAATTTCCCAACCCGAGCCGGAATCAGGTGCGAGCCAATCAAAAAAGATTCCGTTCCGTGGGTACAACGAGCTCGGCTCGATCCGCATGAACAgtgcaagaaagcataagcgactctgCCCCATTAGTGTAGCGAGTTAGGGTCGGGTTTTGAACCTACTTTGGTTCGACCAGACTCTAACCAACGGGTTGCAATTGCTTATGCTTTCTAGTGCCTACTGCAGCTACTTGCACGAGCTACTCCGGGTTGCAAACGGATGGCTCTTACCCGATGGGTTCGGATCGAACCGCATATCACCTGCTCAAACGACGCCGAACCATCATTAGAACCATCTGTACGTCGTGTTACACTGTACCATGTGGCATTATCGCAAGCTTATTAACTACGAATCGCACGTCCCGATAGAACTTACAGGCGGTAGCAACGTCGCTCTCAAGCATCTTCTTGACAACGCATGTGTCTGGAAGCAACATCACGTTTTGGATTTCATGCGAGCGAAGCATCCTCTGGATCATCTTGCAGAGCCAAGAGGATGCAATAACCGTCACATATTGAACAGCGCCCGCTTGTCACGCCAAGAAGGTGCACGGCACGTAAATGGCCTCGTCAGAATCGGCACGGAATAAATACATTAATAAAAGCACCGTTAAAAGTTCCACGTCGGCTTTCCTCGATTCTTTCAGCATCAAGAGCACCCACAAATGAAGACTGTACATAAAAGGCCACCACCGCATCAGCTTATGCGACAGCGGAACATGTATGAGCAAGTGAGACGACGGAGCACACACATGAAATGAAGGTGCCCTGGGGGACAATGAGAGGGAGGGAAGGTGTAGTGTATTAATTTTTTTGGCCACTTAATTTTGTCCACCAACACAGTCGCATACTAGCgcgagctttttggcggccaTCTTGCACCTTCAAAATCCGTCACAACGACTTACAAAAACATTCGCCAGCGAGGGAAAATCGCACCGATTTGGAGCGTTGGCGAGCACCCGACAACCGTTTTTTGTCGTGCGGGGCAGTGAAGTGAAATTGGTTTGACAAcgcagagaagaaaaacaacatcaaaacaataacacacctaGCGCACGTTCGATAGTAGCTAACGTAACAGTGATTTTAATACAAGAACTCATAAATAGCCGTACTATGAGATTTTTGGCCGGAGTTCGAGTGCCGCAGATCAATGGGAAAAGATTCAATTCGAGCTCAATGTTTGTGCCAGCCCACGAACCGGCACACGAGAGCGATTGTCGCCGGTTGGAAAAGTTCCTGGAAGACAAACCGCACATTCTCGTCCTGACCGGTGCTGGCATATCGACCGAATCGGGCATTCCCGACTACCGATCGGAGGGCGTAGGTTTGTATGCCCGCTCCAACCACAAACCAATACAGCATGGCGATTTCGTCAAATCGGAAGCCACCCGGAAACGCTACTGGGCCCGGAACTATGTCGGTTGGCCAAGGTTTTCCTCGATTGCACCTAACGTTACGCACTACACCCTCGCGCGCCTGGAGCGCGAGGCACGGATAAGCGGAATAGTGACGCAAAATGTGGACCGGCTGCACGGGAAGGCCGGTTCGAAGCAGGTGATCGAACTGCACGGCAGCGGATTCGATGTGATCTGCATCGGAAGCCAGGACGAGCGGGGCAAGGGCTGCAACTATCGTATCGATCGGCACGAGTTCCAGCACATTCTGGACCAGCTAAATCCGGCCATGGAGGATAACTCGACCTCGATGCGGCCGGACGGTGACGTGGAGCTTTCGATGGAGTACGTGCAGGGGTTCAAAATACCACCCTGTCCGCAATGTGGCGGAAATCTGAAGCCGGAAATTGTGTTCTTCGGTGATAACGTACCGATGCCGCGGATCGAGAAAGTGGTACGAATGATCATCGAGTCGGACGGTGTGCTCGTGCTCGGCTCTAGCTTGACCGTCTTCTCGGGCTATCGGATAATACTGCAGGCGAAGGAACTCGGGCTGCCAGTTGCTATCGTGAACATAGGTGCAACGCGCGGTGACCCGAAAGCAGATCTTAAAATTTCGGCCCGTTGCGGCGAAGTAATGGCAAACCTGTTCAAGCCTGCCAGATAAGGTTGAAAAGAAGAGTTGTTTGGCGGACTTGACGcgagaaaaatagaaaactgTTGTACATAAGGAAGAGTCTTGGTCTAGCTGCAGCCGTAATTTAAAAGTTGTACCTAAACCCGTTTGTTACCtcatattattttaataaattgttttaaacacTCGACACATACTGTTTTCCTATTACTCTTTGTATTTTCACCCGAAGTACGCTCGATTTAAACCTTGCATGCCTGTTGTATTGCGGTTTACAATACTTATTATCTAAAGTATCTTATTTAAACGCAATCGTGCAACGAGCGCGGTTTGTTTGGCTTTTTGTAATTAACATGTTGGTAGTCAACAAGTACTTATGGGTTTCTATCCTGGTTTACACCAACCGCTGCCGGATAATCGTCTACAGTGGCCACTTTGCGGGAAAATCAATGAAAAGACTAAACTGCCGTATTCGTCTTGTCAtacttttaatgttttatttttactgtTTACAAATGCGGGCATTACTTTCTTCTCGCACACCGCAACACTCCTGCCATTCACTCATCGTCGTGATCGTCGTGACCATTGTGTTGGGACAAAACTCAAAACTCTATTGCTTTCCTGGGAGAGAAACTGTGAAAACACTTCACACCACCTTCAAACATCAGAAGTACAAAAATTAGGTACGTAGAACTTGTTGTGTCATGTGTCCACATCGGATGCGAAAGGCAGCAGGATAGAACGAAGAACATCAAGCACCCGTGGCGGGACACAGGGGCTGGTCCGAGGTCAAAAGTGATCGCGTAAAATAACGGATGAAATCATCCAAAAGGGTTGTGTTTTAATGTGTCAAGGTTACAATGTATTAAACTAATGGCGAACATTTTCTTCTCGTCGCTATCGATCACTTCAGCAGCGCCTTTAGAGATAATGTGGCCGATCAAACGGGGACACATACTCGCACACATATGGAAGGgtgtacaataaaaaaaggaaggaaggaagggaaaggaggaggGACACCACAATGAAAGATAACTTAAAGGAAGTAGTCTGCCTGAGGTTTTTTCGACGGTATTCCGCGGCTTTCCTGTGGTGCTGCTTCGAAGATGGTAAAGTCGCGCTGAAGGTTTTCGTTCAGTTCTAATATTGCGGCCACATTACCACACCTGCAGGATGGAAGAAAGATAAAGCGTAGGTTAGAAGCCAATACATAATGTAAACTGCTGCTATAATGCGTACCGATAGCAATAGTTGGGCGCCGACCAGACGGTGAGTACGGTTTCGTTAAAGTGCCACTTGTAACCCTCCATCACGAGCTGATGCGCCCGGCATATCATGTCGATATCGTTGGCGGCATTAAACTGTGACACGACGTCGGAGCCGAACAGATAGCCGGCCCCCCGGGGCGATACGCCCCAGCCGTGTGTGTCTTCCGGGTCGCTCCACAGCAGATCGCACATCGGACCGTCGTGGGGCACCTCCTGCTTGCGGTCGATCGAGCGGATCTGATCTAAATACTGTATCGAGGGGGACAGCCCGCCGTGGACGCAGAAAATTTTCCCATCGATGATGGCGGACAGGGAAAGGTAGTCGAAGATTTCGGTGCAGTAGCGCCACACCGTAACCGAGCCGTACTTGCGTATGCACTCGTCGTAGAACCCGTACACCTGTGTGATCTGGCGCGATTCGTGGTTGCCGCGGATCAGCGTGATCCGGTCCGGGTAGCGAACCTTCAGCGCGAGCAGTAGCAGGAATGTTTCCACACTGTAGTATCCCCGGTCGACAAAGTCGCCCATGAAGAGGTAGTTCGTCTCCGGCACGTCGCCCCCGACCTTGAACAGCTCCTTAAGGTCGTAGAACTGGCCGTGAATGTCACCGCACACCGTTACCGGCGAGTCGACCCGCTGCACGTTGCCCTCCTCGACCAGAATTTCGCGCGCCTTCGCGCACAGGGCCTTCACCTCGTGCTCCTTGATGATTTCGCATCGCTTCAGCTGCTCGATCTGTCGGTCCAGGTCGCTGTAGTCTGGCATCGTACAACGGGGAGGAGTGGGGGAGTGTAGGTAAATGTGGAGGCGAAAGGCGGGACGCACCGAATAACTGAACGGGGTCCGTCAggcagcaacaataacaagcGAGAGAGGATGCCGCGTTTCTGTTGCTTCCGctgctttcttcttcctttcttcctCCCGACCCAACAGGCCCGATGTGTAAGCGCGCGCTCGATGTGTCACGGTCTGTGAAGCTGTGTGCGTGGTTTGTATTGGTGAGATCGGGCAAAGAGGAATGACAGATGAAGCCCGTGTGATGCTTCTtacttcttcctctttttcttcgctttcccGCTTGTTGCCACTGGCTCGATAAAACAAAAGACCCGCAACAATCTGAAAACAATGACCTTCGAGATTAGTAATGCGCCCGAAATGGGTTGATGTGTGGGGGGGAAGCAGGCTGGATTAGCGGGCGAAAGGGCAGCACTGCATGGTCGCGTTCCTTACCTGCCGTGTGTCGTGCGTTCGGCTGCTTCGGACAGGCCGCTTGCTGGCGCTTCACTGCAAATTTGTTAGGCACGACCTATCGGAGTATTTGTAAGGCCCTGGAGGTAGCGTGCGGCGACCGTGCTGTCTGATTCGAGCGCATTTAGCAATCCACTCACGCGGCAGTCGGGATGTTATATTGGGAAAGGAGCAGGACACGAcacgcacactcgcacgcacaGGGTGAAACGGTAAAGACACAGAGGCAGACAGCGGCTGAGGTGCAAGCGGTTATGCATTCGTCCAAGCCAGACGGTGCGCGTCTCGACGTACGCGGACTCTATTGATTGGCACTGTTCGGTTGTGCGGAATCCCGGCTAGAAGTGCTGACCGGGGGTGGAAAACTAAGAGCGCTTTCCGTGTCGAGTATCGTAAAATAAGTACGCACACCTAACACACGAGTGCCGCGCTGTTATCCGGCAGATAGTTCTTTGCTTGTTCTGGAGGCTTTCCCAAGCCGTGTAGGTTCCTCTTTTGCGATGAAGCGATGAGGTCGCGGCTACACAACGACAGTTGGAACGGATCGGATCGGAATCAAGCTGTCAAACGCGCACACTGTAGAACCGGCTTGCAAAAGGCGGCATTtgctaatttaaataaaaatcttgttttcattttagtTAGGTATTATAGAATCATATTAGTTTTATATCttctaaaataaataaaatataataaataaaaaaaaaataaaaatctaaatCAAAACGCCATCGTCCGTGACCGATAGATGTAACATTGTGAATTGAATTGTTGCTATACGCGCCGTGttgattttttgataaaaagtaAGTTACTTAAAATCCTCCATATCCTAATAAATGTGAAGTTTCTGTTGTTGTAAGTTCAGAATTTATCAACGCATGATGATTTGAAGAATTTCACAACCCAAACCTCACTgcaatgtgtgagtgtgcgtgctTGTCATTCTAATTGATGAGGTCATCTGGGTGAGATTAGATTGTTGGGCGGGCTAtaggcgcgtgtgtgtttatgtttgtgttttgggtgAGGATTTGCGTGCAAAACTTTTCAACTTATGCAAAGCATAGTGCATAAAAGCGAACTCCGTGTCACATCGGTGCTGATCTAGCAACCACTTTTGGAGCTGATGGGCTGACGGACTTTTCGCATCGAAAAGAGCAGGGCGTCCGCTTTAATATCAAACAGTGCGCATACCGccgagtgtgtttgtgtgtgtgagtgtgtgtgcacagtAACTCATCCCTCGAAATGTATCGTTGTATTGCACCAACACAAGTATTCGCACGGAGCGAATAGCCGATGACGTACCGTGTTGGGTGCGCGCTCAGCTACGTATCGATGTGTGCGAGGACATAGGGAGTTTGCGCGCCGGCAATTTGTTGTTTCTGTCCGtgcgtccgtgtgtgtgtttatgggtGAAATTTTCCCGCGCGCCTCCTTCCACAGCACAAGCGCACGCGAGAAAAGCGTGTATACATGTACCGCTTGTGCCGTGTGGGGTGAAGATAAAACGAGCGAAAAGCACGCACGGGAAAAACTGCGGAAAAACTTGGCGGCTGCGTTAGTGTAGCAGAGCGTGTAGCATTGTCAACGCTAGGAGCGTTCGGTTCGGTGCAATTGAGTGAACAGGGAAATAAGTGGGGTCCTTTTATTTAATCTCTTTAAGGATTTGGTGGTAGGTAAAAGTGCAGGAAGGTATCGTTTAACGTGAGAGTGctgcaaaaataacaaattgtcATCCCAAATTTTGCATTGACAATTGCTattttatgtttgtgtgtgtgtgtgtgtgtgcgtttgtgggAGGAATATCTCGGAGACAGGAAGTGTGAATTTTGCGGTGAAATTTTCGACAGACAGGAAGGACACATCGCGCGGTGCCTTGTACGAGACTCGCTCGTCGGAAAAATCGGCACACAAATCGGAAAAAGAccagcgcgcgcgtgtgtttgtgtttgtgcaccAGCGTTTTGGTAGGTTGAGTTGCGGAAAAAAACGTGTGCACAGGATACATGGGTTGGAAGTATAGAAGGGGTATCTTTTTCGAAAGTTCTATTTTAAACTTCAATGGCTAGGCTGGGTGGAATAGGATGGAAAGCGGATtgtattaaaacaaaaatgtttgtttttggggCATGTGGTACCGCGAAACGTTTACAGAGATCGTTTTATGCTGCGATTTTTTAACCATTGGTGTTAACTCACTTTGTCAGCCTGCTGTGTGAAAGGTGATAATTGAACCATCCCAGCAAACCATCATCGAGTCAAACCATTGCCGTTCACGTGTAGTGTCATAAAATTAGAAAATTCCCAAGCGGTGtgctaagtgtgtgtgtgtgtgtgtgcggcatCGTTAAGTGTACCATTTTTCCTTCGCAAGCAGTTTTCCGTCAATCCACCTTGATTGCTGCGTGTGTTTTTCTCCCCTTTTAATAGCGATGTGGCTCTTTTTTTagtattcccccccccctgttaGTGCATCGAAGGTCTCCCCGGCGGCCAATGGTGGCTTTGTGAATGTCCTGCTGTGTGAACAGTGAGTGAGCAAGAGAGCCAGTGAAAATTAGTGAGAGTGTactatgtgtctgtgtgcgtgtgcgcgtcGATGGCACTAAGTTGTGTTTAACACGTGCGTTCTTGGTGGTGTGCGTGTTCACCTGGGTAATTTACTCAAGCCCCAGCACCGACAGCAGTGAAGACACATCGCTAGTGTCACGAATTGAGAAATCTGTACACTAAGTGCGCTTTCGGCGGGtagtgaaaaaaataatccacTTTTTGTAACAGAACACAATACGGAAGGAACGCTGCTTCGATGGGGAACATTCACACCGTTGGACCGAACGAGGCCCTCATCGTATCAGGTACGTTTTCgggagctgttttttttggaGTTTGGCACCATTCTTATCATAGGCATTTTCGTTATCATTTATGCCGCCGACGACATATGTATAACTACTGTTAACAACCCAATGTGAATTGTCTCTATTTGACTGATATGGAAGATGCATTGGGTCGATAAAATAGCACAACCAGCTTTGGTTTTGACAACGTTTATTTTTTACTCATGGCCCGTGGTAACCATGcttggaaaggaaaggaaaataagaATCCTCcttcttatttaatttatttaatttataaaattttgagTTTGACGCCTAGAATCCTTCTTCTAATTctattatatttaataatgcTACTATGGTTCTTCTGGATAGTTAATTCTTGTTACGCGGGGACGATCTATATGAAGCTTGAACCTAcgatgggcatgttattaagatGCACGAGTTGAAGTTATAGATAAACAGTATCAGCAAATCCATTACAAATTTGCCAGATTAACCTTGATACGCGTATGTAGATGAAAGAACTTCTTTTTATTGGTCTCAAAAATGTTGTCGGTCCTGGTCGTATAGTCTTAATCACTTAACCATGTACCTATTGTAGAATATTCAGTTCAACGAAACAATGCTTGCTAAAATACTCAAAAAAGTTATTGAGAAACCCCTGAGGTAACTGATTGATTCCGTTCGTTCTTATAATGGTGAAGAAGTTGGTTCCTACACAGCCGAacttgtttccatttttctaCTGAACAGAAACCTGTTGAGGCTTTCTGCCATGGAACAATTACACTTGGTAGTACTTAAGAAAAAATTAAGGTTGATTCAATGCACACAATTATGCATTTTAACAGGACAAAATACtgaattttaatgattttctgcaaaaaaaaatatctgtAACGTAAttatttcgtttatttaattcattatgGGCCTGCACTATTCAGGAGTAAGCAAGTGCTTagaaagaacacaaaaaatcTCCGAGTACCACGAATCTTTCATGTTAGCTAGCCCAAGGTTCACAAGAACGAGTCAAATCCTTCATTCGAGTAGGAAACTGGATACGATGTTAACGGCTAAACTATCATCTACTGTATTGAGGTCCTTCGCATGATTCTGTGTTCGAACTGtgaactaaaaacaaaagccaTCCCCTCCGCATACGTACGCTTGAAACACTTGGAGGGCTTTTCTTGCCAGTCGTTTGTTAAATGTTCCTATCTTCCCATTAACCAAACTGCCATAGTTTGTCGAAGATATTGCGTTACTACTAGCGCTCGAGAGCGTGTCGCCGGCGAGAGAGCTTGATGGGTGTGGAAAATCGATTTTCAACCTCAATCGCAAGGGCCACGGGTGACACAGTGGAGGCAACGAATGTCCATGGCATGGGTGTAAAATGATACTCTTAACAACGACCCCCAGTTGATGGGGACGCATTTCACTGTTGTGTGTATGCATCAGTGAGTGTGAATTTCCACTTTCACAAACTAgttaaataatatatttttatttcaggGTATACTCAGCTCAAAGATACCAAACAAGATGGGTACATTTTTGTGATAAAGATGCCACAATATGCTTGTAGAATATGCCGGTAAACTATGGTCGGTTCGTTAATGTGAATGAATTTGGTTTTGGTGGAAAAATCAGTTTTGGGCAAAAGCTTTCCTTCGCGCCCAGTGTTGTCGTTGGTGCTTTGGCTTTTAGTGAtatcttatttattttgttgattGACAGCTATCAAACTAGGTGCAGCCAAGAATCGATCCTCATCAGGTAGCACTTTTGTTAATTAAATTGTGCAGGGTTTACCAGTCCTGGGGCTTTATTTGCTGCACAGGTGATAAATACTTCACTTCATCTCTGCAACAACACACCTTTATGCACCTGTAATAGTCCAAccacgtgtctgtgtgtatgtggtgtttagtttaaaaatatcGACACATTACTTTCTTCAATATGACTATTCTTTTCCATCCATCGACCATTTGCCGCTTACCCATTATTCAAGCGGTGGAACTAGAAGGATCGCAGTTCCTTTTTTAACCGTCTCCATACAGAGCAGAACTTTAAGTAAACGGATATGCGGTCCCgtgttgttgtggtgtggtgatgatgttgtgCCGCCGCCTCGGTTCGTCGCATGAACGCCCGAGTAAACTTTACTTCCCCATCATAAAACTCATCCGCCTGGCGCCAGGATGTCCCGTAACTGGGGTCCGCGTCATCCGTCCTGTGCATTAGTTTCGTTCTTTCGCATCGGCATCGGATGTTTTTTtggtatctttttttttttttcttgtcttATGTGGCTGCGTACGGCGTAGAGCGCAGCGCATAGTGTCGAGCCTTTGTCGGTTTCTAATGGTAGGAAACCGTGCCATGCTGCGCCTAGGTTGGTAGTAAGCGCAATCCGTCTTCTCAAGTTGACACTGTCTCGTGGCGTTCTCACGCTCTAGCATGCTTTTGCCAGAATGTAAGAAAAATCGATACTGAATGGCTCCAGGAAtgcgtgtgttagtgtgtcGTGACATGTGTCACAATAGAATAAATTATTCGTGAAACTGTTACTGTCATTAGCAGTGGAAGGACAACGGCAAAATAGTGTCCTATTAATGATCAGATGAATTAAAGGtgatttaaaatattctttaGATACAAAAAGTATGTGTCCTGATTGGGGAAGGATACTATAGAGCTGATATGAAATAGCACATCCTCAAAGCCTGCTTCGGACCATCATGTACGATTCAACAATGAAAGGCCAAATGAGCGAATGTAATTATAGGCTTCTCTGATGTGGCAGATCAACCCTTTTGATTTGTTGGAAATATTCGTAAAACTCCACCAGCAAAACATTTCGCGTGTTGTGTCGTATCACAAACATGTTAAGATGAAAAGCCGAGCATAACATTTGCTTGCATTGTGCTAACTGAACTGATTTGATTTGTTCGATTGCTCCATTGCTTTCACGATTTTTGCCATTTCCCACCAAGTCGTGTGCTCCCCATTTAACATAGACGCGCAGTGTGATACTATGTTAAGTTTTCCACATTTCCACAACACTCACACGCAAACAGTTTTCCTTCCCGTCAACAGTTCGTTGACGTCATAGCGTCGTTTTGCCGGCTAAAAATAGCTGCAATAGTGATGTTTCCACTGGATATCCCCATGGCCGGAACATCTCCTCTTTGGTGCGGCCAGCATACTCCGGCTCCGACCTTCACTCTGCCCAGTGAACTTTGCTGCGCGATGCTGCCGGCCTGGTTTGCTCTAAATGTTACCGTTTTGCTCATCTGCGAAGGGTTCGTCGAATCGAATCCAGGACGTAGCGAGTTGTACGGACGTGGAAGGGTAGCTAATAGAAAGTGGGCTCTCCTGCTCGTTTGTGGAAAAGCCGTTACCACAAGAAGGCGCGCGTTTGGGTGTCAGCGTGGTGTGGCGGTGCCAGCGCCGGAGTTGTCGCGGATGTTCGCTATTTCCTGCTGCTTGGACGGATTCTGCAGTGTTGGAggcttctttttattttttactcgCTCAAACTGGGTCGAACGCAGGCTGTGGTGGGATTGCCCGTAGCCCCACGGCAGCAACCGCCAGGACACATCGGCAAGGGTTAAAGCAGGACATTGAGCTGATGGATTGCCCGCAGTGAACCGCCGGTGTTTGGTGGAGAACGTTTCAGTTGGGATGGGttttaaaaatagatttgtgattacaaacaaaaacaatcgagTGATGGTTTGCAGATCATGTTCTATCGTGCTGTAGGATGGATTTAAATGAATGTCCATTTTtgctgattttgttttgcacctATGCCATAGTTTTAGATACATCTTGTATacgggaaagcggggcaaaatggacctgttaagtattttattattgATATCTTATTGGTTAAACCACTTAACACTGTAATTTTGACGGTAATCGATATTTCAAAGTCTTATTCATGAAATCAGAAGTTTACGCATTAATAACAAATATATATGTTTGAAATGAATTCTAAAAATCAACGTCAAAAGTCATGAAAATGTATTGTGCGGATTAAAATGGTCTTGCTATGGGACAAAATGGTCTTATAGTAAATgtcaaaacacatcaaaacaaagaaacaaaatggacTTTGCATCTATGTAAAATTGTACGGGTAGAGTTTGTTTtagagtttgtttgtttgtttgtgaagttttgttttaaagtatttttttaaatacttaagTGAAATGCTggaatatttcaatatttcaCGTGTGGTCAGTAATTTTTATTGTCGATATAGTATACATACAGCAtagttttatttatgtaaaGCTAGTATATTGTAGAGACCTTATCTTATACCACAGCCTCATCATGTTGCTCCTGTCAAAACATACCggccattttgccccaagctGGAATGACCACCATTTTGTCCCAAGTGAAATATATTAGAAACTAtaacttttaaaattttaaattaatttaaagtgGTTACTTTTTTCACGTAAATCTTCAATAAATATCATGTGCCTGGATACACAGTGCTATTTTTTCTCTAATTATATGTTACATTCGTACGAATAGCTTATTTACGAGTCGGTGAAAATTGCATCGTTTTgagcaaacattttatttgcaaatttaTTCATTATATCGTCTTAGTATTTTGAAATCTTAGTTTATGAAACGTTCATAGTGGGCTTTAAACATTgtatttgatgtttttaaataaacttgTTAATTTGCCAGTAATGTAGGTGACCATTTCGCCACACCTAACCATTTTGACCCAAGTTCCCCTACACCTCTTTGAATGAGTCTCAGATGATATAAATAAGAACaaacaattttcaaattttacgtTTTACTGCTGCTTACCTAGACACTCGTTCTCTACGTTCTTCTTGATTTCCCAAAATGTATGTCGTTGTGTGGGTAAAGGCACAACAGCATGTGGCAGACAAGTTTTATTAGTATGGGATGATCCACTTCAAACGTCTCTGGCTTCCCTGTTTCTCTACAGCAGCTACTACGGATATGTGGCAAGAAAGGCGAACTGGTGTCGGATCTTTTATGGTCGTTTTTTATGCTCGGCCAGTGAGGAACTAAAACATCCAACCATGCACATGAACAGAAAGATGGTGGCAGGTCAATACAGGTGTGGGAGGGAAATTGTTTCTGTTCGGCTGTTGAAGGCCCACCGTTATTCAACAAGCGTACAAATGGAGTTGTGAGGGTAAATattcatattttaaatattgcatCGAATCCAGCCTGCCTAGCGCTACATGATGGCGTGCCGGGCTGTGTTATCGAGTGTGTTATTTACAACCACCCGGGAGAAGGATTCGCATCTTTGGTATCTAACCCGCGCCAGAAGTACCGACCCGTACGGCGCGAGGGGTTGGTTTTTTAGAGAAGAGGGTTCAAGTGTTTACCGTTGGGTGGAAgatatttgttgttgttttttttgttcttctgttATCACTATGCACAATGCGTCACAACGATGTGTTCATGATGTAGTAGTGTGTGGGCTTTTAGTAAGGGGGACGTTCGGTGGTGTGCTATTTAGAATTAATTTTAGGTCTTGTTTGAAAATGATGCGCTTCCTGCACAAAGGGGTCGACGCCGCTCGGTGGAAACTCAAAACCATGAATGATTTGGAGGAATATTTTTTCCGGATTGCGGCTGGTACGTTTTGAGTGGAAATTGGAACTTTTACGGTTTATTTGATGGTTATCTGTAGCTTAAAGCAGAGGCAGAGAATTAATGAGTAAAAATCAATCAGGATGTTGGAAACTGTTGCTAAATAAAAGCCATATTTAATGGTTTTGGCATGTTTTATGAAT
This is a stretch of genomic DNA from Anopheles merus strain MAF chromosome 2R, AmerM5.1, whole genome shotgun sequence. It encodes these proteins:
- the LOC121588976 gene encoding NAD-dependent protein deacylase Sirt4, with product MRFLAGVRVPQINGKRFNSSSMFVPAHEPAHESDCRRLEKFLEDKPHILVLTGAGISTESGIPDYRSEGVGLYARSNHKPIQHGDFVKSEATRKRYWARNYVGWPRFSSIAPNVTHYTLARLEREARISGIVTQNVDRLHGKAGSKQVIELHGSGFDVICIGSQDERGKGCNYRIDRHEFQHILDQLNPAMEDNSTSMRPDGDVELSMEYVQGFKIPPCPQCGGNLKPEIVFFGDNVPMPRIEKVVRMIIESDGVLVLGSSLTVFSGYRIILQAKELGLPVAIVNIGATRGDPKADLKISARCGEVMANLFKPAR
- the LOC121588977 gene encoding serine/threonine-protein phosphatase 4 catalytic subunit, whose product is MPDYSDLDRQIEQLKRCEIIKEHEVKALCAKAREILVEEGNVQRVDSPVTVCGDIHGQFYDLKELFKVGGDVPETNYLFMGDFVDRGYYSVETFLLLLALKVRYPDRITLIRGNHESRQITQVYGFYDECIRKYGSVTVWRYCTEIFDYLSLSAIIDGKIFCVHGGLSPSIQYLDQIRSIDRKQEVPHDGPMCDLLWSDPEDTHGWGVSPRGAGYLFGSDVVSQFNAANDIDMICRAHQLVMEGYKWHFNETVLTVWSAPNYCYRCGNVAAILELNENLQRDFTIFEAAPQESRGIPSKKPQADYFL